TTCGACTTCAACACGCTGTTTTCCGAGGCGATCAAGGTTCACCCTAAAGGTGAAGCGATCATGAGCCCTGGCGGCCTGGTGAAGGATCCGATCTCGGCCTTCTCCCTGGGCCTGGCGCTGATGTTCGGTACCGCTGGCTTGCCGCACATCCTGATGCGCTTCTTCACCGTGAGCGACGCCAAGGAAGCGCGCAAGAGCGTGCTGTATGCCACCGGCTTTATCGGCTACTTCTATATCCTGACGTTCATCATCGGCTTTGGCGCGATCCTGCTGGTCAGCACCAACCCGGCGTTCAAGGATGCCGCAGGCGCCTTGCTCGGCGGCAACAACATGGCGGCGGTGCACCTGGCCAACGCGGTGGGCGGCAGTATCTTCCTGGGCTTCATCTCGGCCGTGGCCTTTGCCACCATCCTCGCGGTGGTTGCCGGCCTGACCCTGGCCGGTGCTTCGGCGGTGTCCCACGACCTGTACGCCAGCGTGATCAAGAAGGGCAAGGCCAACGAAAAAGATGAGATTCGCGTGTCGAAGATCACCACGGTGGCCTTGGGTGTATTGGCGATCGGCCTGGGTATCCTGTTCGAGAGCCAGAACATCGCGTTCATGGTTGGCCTGGCCTTCTCGATTGCCGCCAGCTGCAACTTCCCGGTGCTGCTGCTTTCCATGTACTGGAAAAACCTCACCACCCGTGGCGCCATGATTGGCGGCTGGCTGGGCTTGATCAGTGCCGTTGGCCTGATGATTCTTGGCCCGACCATCTGGGTGTCGATCCTGCACCATGAGAAGGCGATCTTCCCGTATGAATACCCGGCGCTGTTCTCGATGATCATCGCGTTCGTGGGTATCTGGTTCTTCTCCATCACCGACAAGTCGGCGGCGGCAGAGAAAGAGCGTGCGCTGTACTTCCCGCAGTTCGTGCGTTCGCAGACTGGCCTGGGGGCGAGTGGGGCGGTTAATCACTAAGCCTGTAACTGGATAAAGAATGCCCCGGTCGAAAGGCCGGGGTATTTTTTTGCCTGCAGATTTGTGGTGCCTGGTCTGGCCTCATCGGGGGCAAGCCCCCTCCCACATTTGACTGTATTCACACGTTCAGATGTGTGAACCCAATCCAGTGTGGGAGGGGGCTTGCCCCCGATGAGGCCAGCTCAGGCGACACAAATAAAAACGGCCTCCACTAAGGGAGGCCGTTCTCAGTACAGCTTGCAGCTAAATGCTTACTTACGATCTTCCAGCTTGGTAATGTCACGCGACTCGTAGCCGGTGTACAGCTGGCGCGGGCGGCCAATCTTGTACGGGCTGGAGAGCATTTCTTTCCAGTGGGAGATCCAGCCCACGGTCCGCGCCAGGGCGAAGATCACGGTGAACATGCTGGTTGGAATGCCGATCGCCTTGAGGATGATCCCCGAGTAGAAGTCGACGTTCGGGTACAGCGAGCGTTCGATGAAGTACGGGTCGGTCAGGGCGATCTCTTCCAGGCGCATGGCCAGTTCGAGTTGCGGATCGTTCTTGATGCCCAGTTCCTTCAACACTTCGTCGCAGGTCTGCTTCATCACCGTGGCACGCGGATCGCGGTTCTTGTAGACCCGGTGACCGAAGCCCATCAGCTTGAACGGATCGTTCTTGTCCTTGGCCTTGGCGATGAACTTGTCGATGTTCGACACGTCGCCGATTTCATCGAGCATGGTCAACACGGCTTCGTTCGCGCCGCCGTGAGCAGGGCCCCACAGTGCGGCGATACCGGCGGCGATACAGGCGAACGGGTTGGCACCCGAAGAACCCGCCAGACGCACGGTAGAGGTGGAGGCGTTCTGTTCGTGGTCGGCGTGGAGGATGAAGATCCGGTCCATGGCCTTGGCAAG
Above is a genomic segment from Pseudomonas sp. R5-89-07 containing:
- the gltA gene encoding citrate synthase; its protein translation is MADKKAQLIIEGAAPVELPILTGTVGPDVIDVRGLTATGRFTFDPGFMSTASCESKITYIDGDNGILLHRGYPIEQLAEQSDYLETCYLLLNGELPTAEQKAQFVSTVKNHTMVHEQLKTFFNGFRRDAHPMAVMCGVVGALSAFYHDSLDINNPQHREISAIRLVAKMPTLAAMVYKYSMGQPMMYPRNDLTYAENFLHMMFNTPCEIKPISPTLAKAMDRIFILHADHEQNASTSTVRLAGSSGANPFACIAAGIAALWGPAHGGANEAVLTMLDEIGDVSNIDKFIAKAKDKNDPFKLMGFGHRVYKNRDPRATVMKQTCDEVLKELGIKNDPQLELAMRLEEIALTDPYFIERSLYPNVDFYSGIILKAIGIPTSMFTVIFALARTVGWISHWKEMLSSPYKIGRPRQLYTGYESRDITKLEDRK
- a CDS encoding cation acetate symporter — encoded protein: MIRRLLALFGASLFAPALWAADALTGEVHKQPLNVSAIVMFVAFVGATLCITYWASKRNKSAADYYAAGGKITGFQNGLAIAGDYMSAASFLGISALVFTSGYDGLIYSIGFLVGWPIILFLIAERLRNLGKYTFADVASYRLGQTQIRSLSACGSLVVVAFYLIAQMVGAGKLIQLLFGLDYHVAVILVGILMCMYVLFGGMLATTWVQIIKAVLLLSGASFMALMVMKHVNFDFNTLFSEAIKVHPKGEAIMSPGGLVKDPISAFSLGLALMFGTAGLPHILMRFFTVSDAKEARKSVLYATGFIGYFYILTFIIGFGAILLVSTNPAFKDAAGALLGGNNMAAVHLANAVGGSIFLGFISAVAFATILAVVAGLTLAGASAVSHDLYASVIKKGKANEKDEIRVSKITTVALGVLAIGLGILFESQNIAFMVGLAFSIAASCNFPVLLLSMYWKNLTTRGAMIGGWLGLISAVGLMILGPTIWVSILHHEKAIFPYEYPALFSMIIAFVGIWFFSITDKSAAAEKERALYFPQFVRSQTGLGASGAVNH